AATTCAGATTTTCTCATCTCATCATTCAGGTTTGTGCACCTGCTGTACGGCTGCCTCATCACATTTTCACTTTGTAGTATTGGCTGTAATATCATCCCACCCATCCCgtgtatgtttgtgcatgtCGGCCTTTTGAAATTTATCTCAGCTACTGTGTTAGCAGTACACCAGAGGAAAAActagtttatttgtttttcagtccaGCCAATGTGCCTGGTGTTGTTTAAATAATTTAGTCCATCAGTAATTGGCCTTTTTACGTGCTGTTGGTGCCTCACTCCACATGTTGGATCCAGATCTCTGAAGCAAGGGTCCAAGAACAGAGGGAGCTGTTTGCTGAGCAGATTGTAAAGCCCCCTGAGGCATATTATGTTTTGTAATATTAGGCTGTGTAAATgaatttgacttgacttgatcgTGCATGAGCACAAGTAGTTTTCCAGTTGTTGGCTGCTCACTGAGGAGCTGATGGTGTGCTCTTTATTTAACAGCTCACTGTGGTCACTGCTTTTGGTTCTATTACTGCTTGCAATATTTTACCAAACACAATAGTTTTAGCCatacacaagtatgatgctgaatgtattaaactaaTAGTGGAATTCCTCCTTTCACATAGGCCTTAATTCCTTTTATTAAGGTTCCTGTATGCTGTGGGCATGTACCAAGTAATCTAGCCATCGGGGGTTGACTGTAGAGcactgtacacactgtatatCAACAGCTATGTAAAACAGCTGTTATTCTTATTCTCATTATAATATTACACCTCCTGCAGTTTGCTCTGTTAAGACTGTCTGCTCTGTCAGACCACTGCAGCGACTTTGATTAGCTCCTAATGATCATAATGTACTACCCTGGCTCCAAGCCAATTCAGTCCCTTATTTTTGACCGGGACAACATGTTGAGCGGCAGATTTCATTGACATATTCGTGAGAGGACTCGCTATCAAGGGTTGGCTGCCAGGCTTGAATTCATTCAGCATGTTGTAAGAGCCCAGAGACCCTGCTGACAGGGTTTAGCAAACTAGATCTTTATAGCAGACTATTAATCAGATGATTTAGCTGATTAGTATCTGTTTTTGTAGTGGTGAAGCTGGCGCATCTTAAAGGGTAAGTTCAGAACTTTTTAAACCTGGACAATATTTTCCCgtgtttctgtgtcaaagtgactgatgggaacaagatattttgacattagTCCAGCAGCTGTGACACAGGCTGCAACGTAACCCTCCAGGGCATGTTCGCTCTGTCAATTTATGTCAGAGAGaagagcttgtttttgccactgacataaGAACTCATgtaaaggatccctacagagagagatctttttgttaaagagtaagatcctttttattAAACATGAACAGCCTTGTAATTGCTATCGTCAAACCCACCAGTAATTTTATCACCATGGAACACACTTCTTTGAAAGTTGTCaggcacaaaataaaactcacaaaaaccgtcttggttcgtctttccattgttccaacaatcaccaacctggtttggttgaaataaacctgcAATTCACCGAGTTACATgtaaaaatatgctggctctatacacgctaaaattactgtatatttaaccctttgaaacctggagggAAATCGtatttcttgtgctgctttcagacactgTTTGCTACTATTTAAACCTCTGAATCCTGAGCAAACTGGGGAgatgtttttcaaaaacaaaagggGAAAAGGCATTGAGCAagttggtaagaaatgtcccagaaaactgcaaataaataaataaataaatgaataagtaaataaaaaattatatatacatacatacatacatacatacacacatatatatatacatatatatatatatatatatatatatatatatatatatatatatatatatatatatatatatatagagagagagagagagagagagagatagctATAGATagctatatatctatctatatctatatatttatatataaatatattattataaatatatataaaaaaaacaaggaaaagaaaaaaaacctatattgataaaaattaattaagattcggggctgtttctggttaaacaaaaaagatcttGCTCTTTAACGAGAAggtttatctctgtagggatcctttccataagttgtcagacacttagaataataatctcAGGGTTTACcccatgtttatttatttgtggcggCATGACAGGATTAAAACATTTGCCACCACGTtgtgattttatatttttgaagCTGGACCATTCATTAGGAGCACTATTGAAATATATAGATAGAGCTGCAGAACACCAGGCGCAGTGAAAGCAACACTTAATCATTCAAACTACTCAGTGGCATACATAAACTGACGATGCAAACATTTCctaagtggttacattgcagtcCGTTTCACAGCTGCCGGCCGGCTTAGACACCAATACGCTGGAAAACAGGGTCCCGGTTGAAATATATTGAACTTAACCCTTTAAGCATGAACATACTGTTAGTGTATGCTTTGTTGTGCTTGGGGCTGGTGTTATGTTGGTGCTAACCTGTGCTCGTGTAACGGTCCGTGGTTGGAGTGGAGCAGACGTCTCCCTGAGCGGATGAAGGATTCATGTGCGATGTCTGGATGATGAGGGCCTTCTGATGATCCGACAGCGCTTGGATGTTGCCCCACACTCGTAGCCACCCAGACCCACAAGAAAAATTGGCTCCTTGAGCatgaacagacaaacaaatgtTTCATCATCTACTACACATGACAGTGTCAGGATGTGCGTTAGTTTGGTAGATACATCTATTCTGTAAACAGAAAGCAGGAGATGGGAGAATAATTCTGACAAGAACAATATGTGGCAATTACTTAGAGCCACACctgagtctgtctgtctctacattcTGCCCTGAGAGAATTAACTCAGAGAGCTGAAAGTGGTTGTTAGAGCAGTGCTCCTGAGAGCTGCTTATCTCCTGTGAGTTGCTGCATTATTAAACTGGTGAAGCACGGCTTTACAGTATTACACCCTCAGAACTTAAACCTGGTCTCCACAACAGTGTCTTACTGCAACGTAATAAAAGTTCTTATCCCTACTTTGCAACTCCATGGCAACAGAAACATCCATCACTCTGTAGATTGCCAAGTTCTCCGCCAGAGCCACTGAGTGCCAGCGGTGTgtaatcttttctttttcactaaAATACTTTGAACAAATGCACAGTTTTTGAAGTCTAAGGAAGACGCCAATAATTGCTCGCTTTAAAAATGAGCCAAATGTGACGCTTTCAATTAATACTGACTATAAAGGCCTCACCTTGGAGATACAAGGCAGAGATGCCACAGTGACACCTCTGCTCCAGGTAGTTGGCCACCTCAGCAACCCTCTTCCCCTGGATTAGACCACTGCAGTCTgaaggagaaaagagaagacCAGCTTGtatgaagacagacagaaagacagaaaaagtaCTCTTACATTTTGAAAACAACTCGGATTTTTTGAGAGAAATGACCAAAAAGTTCTGTTTCACATTCAGgttgctgtatttttttccctttaagacacatttttggcattttcacTATTATTAGACAGCTGCCAGTGAAGCTACAGACAGGAAACATAGGGAGAAAGAGACAGGGTCATGAAATGATTCCCAGCTAGGATTGGGTATTGATAAGCTACGACGTTAACGGCTCTACTATCTGTAATTCCTAAGATATATTTCTTGTTCATTTAGGTTACATAAATGTTATCTTGTACAGTTTTTCTCACATCAACTCCCTGTCTAATTAGCAGTAACATTAAGACATTCGACACTGATGCATTGCTGCTTTTCAATCCAGAAGAGAGCTCTCTGTGTCAGAGCCTCACAGCCTGCTGAGTACGTTAAGGGTGGGGTTGGGCTGAGCTTTATGATCTGTGCAACACGACATCCTCTATCCCTACACCATGTTTTATTCACTTTCACAGTTTAGTGTTGTTAAGTTATGAGGCCTCACCTCCTGATTGCTCCTGCCAGTCACTGGACAGGGGTCCCAGGCAGAGGTCGATGTGACTTGAGAAGGCAGAGCTCGGGcagaggttggagctgtgaGGTGTGGGCGAAGAGGTTGTCCAGGAGGAGGGGCTCCTCACTTCGCAGCATGAACACCGGCTGAGCGAAACGGGACCATCTTCCACTGACCTGTGCACGCATACAAATTTGAATACAAACAAATACGTACAGTATGGATGCTAAAGcgttgggtgagaggcggggtacaccctgcaCAGGtcgtcagactatcacagggctgacacataaagacagacaaccattcacgctcacattcacacctacggacaatttagagtcagaCTCAGTTAACTTGGATCCCCAAATCTACCTCCTGGCTGTGAAAGACAAAGGCTGTTTTTATTAGCCAATCACAGGAGAACCAACAGATTAAAAGCAGTGATCAATGTCTGATGAGTTCAGTTTAACCCAAATGTGTGTAGCCTATAATATTCTGGCAGCAAGTTCTCAATGTGTGGGTTTATACCTGCGTATTGCTTCTGTTTTAAAGTTTGTCACCCTACTGACTTTGTAACTCGACTGTGACAGAGCCTCCTCACCTTCCCCCGAGCTGCAGGGACAGAATACGAGTGCTGCTGTAAATAGATTATGCCGAGCAAATCAGTCAGAAATCCAGAGCTTTCCCCAGGAATAGGTTAGACGAGGAGAGAGGTGTTGCCCCCCTCCTGACCAACTGACTGATTGAGCTGTTTACCACCAACATTTTCCTCCATCCATTAATATGAAAGGTGTAAGCCTTATCAGTCACTGAGTCTGACAGACATTCTACCTCCATAAATAACGTGGCATTTTGCTTTGTTTATTACAGTtatagaaaaaaaggaaaaataattcTCTGAAGTCCGCTAAGGCTACCATGTCCAGTTGGGTTCTATTTCCAGTGTAGCAGCTccggcaaattaaaaagtatccttcatcagcaacctgtgccgACAGCGTCATGATGCTAAATCAAGCTTGTATTGCATGCGAAATAAGCATTATGACAACATTATTAACATGctattatgtttgtttataaatgggTTTACAGAGCCACTAGTGTTGAGACGAGAGGGCTCTCTCAAAAACCTTTTATACAGCCTGTTCAAAGTGGGAATTCTGTGCTGTTATTCTGCCGTTCACTATTAGGTACAAAcaggccctttgctgcatgtcatcttccctctttctccctcttttacGCTATATCTGTCCTTTAACTTAATgacaaaaagccccaaaaatatctgtaaaaaaaaaaaaaaaggcttcttTTAATAGAATATTGACTAGTTTGTAGGAGGGCTgttctgatttattttatattatatctTAACCTGCCCTGGTCAGCAGTGCAGCATTAGTTACCATGGTAATCTTCCCTGTTTAAAAAAGAACTTGCCATGATCAAAAGACCTGAGCCAATTATACTAATTAGATGAAAGCCTATGCATGACATTTTAGCAGTCTGATTTAACCCATAATTGGTTTTGTGACTTATCATTAGTGTAAAAGTTCAAACATGTAGAAGTTCTCTGTGACTCACGCTGTTGGGTTTGTTCTGTGTTTTACCTGGCAGCTGGGATCACTTGTCTCCCTCTGGTGGTGGACAGAGAAGAGAGCAGCTGCTGCTTTTCACTGAACACAAGAACATCTCTGAGACTGGAATTTGTCAGAGCAGTGCCAGCTCGACACACGCTGAACAGGTCGTAGCACAGGACTACTGCTCCTCGTACCGGCACCGCGGAGCCCTCTGGGAAAGTCTGATCTATGCAGGAGAGAGGGGAGGTGAAGGAGCACGGTGAGAGATGGtgggaaaagaagaagagggaaaaggacacagaaagagagagagagagagtggaggaGACGGTTATTAAGAATGAGAAAGGAAATATCTTCCTTCACTTCCAAAAGTCGTCTATCGCTGAACAACACACTCTCCTCCTGCCCTCACCTGCTCCAGTGACATTCCCAACAATGTAAAATCCGTCCTGGTCGATGGATCCGGTCAAAGGAAGAGCGATGACGGTCCCACTGCGCTCCTGGTCAAACACGGAGAGCACCAGGCCCCGCAGATCTGTCATGGGGGGGCCGTGCAGCTCCACAAAGCCCCTCtgctggctgtgattggtccAATGGCCGCTAGCCACCTCACTGATGACCACACCTTCAGGGGCTGGAGGGGGACGGGGGCAGCTGTTCTCCCTCAGGGGTGTGGGTGGAGCCACCTGCAGTTATTGATGCATTTTGAGCATTTATGATTTTAACAGCTTTGAAAGTGACTGTGATGAATCCAATACAGATATACCTGCATCAATTGCAATATTCGTGCAGTaagagaaaacacattttgttcagcttCTGCTCAGAAActgtcatttgtatttttttctttaggaAGTATGAAGGAGTGTGTCTTGGCCTTTAATTGTAGCATGCTCAATGAAACTGTCACCCTTTACACTTACTGAGAAAGCAGACAGGTCGTAGGGGTAAAGGCCTCTACAGCGGCTGAGCGCCTCATCACCAGGCAACACCTCAGGGTCCTCCAGCAGAGGCAGCTGACCCGGGGTCAGAGCTTTACTCAGCTCCTGCGCCTCTTTATCCGATCCTCTCTGCCGGTACACGACTGCATCCAGCAGGCCCTTGGTGGGGATCCCCCTCTGTGCGGCTGACGGCGGGCCAAAAGGGCTGCGATAGAGTGCCACAGCATCTGGTCCATTCTGGATGGTGTTGGGGGGCAGGCGGAGTGACGGAGCTGGCACCAACCTGTCACTGCCCAGCAGAAAGTAGCCCTTAGAAGTGGTGAAGTGTCCACTTAGGCTGATCTCTCTGTAGGGTCTGTTGTTGTGTGCACTGAACAGGAGTATCCAGATGCCCTGCAGGGAGACCCGGCGTCCTGATGGGTGCCACAGCTCGATGTACTCGCCGTCCTCAGCTGCGCCAGGTGTGTCAGTGTTCAGCTCATTGATCAGGAAGTCGCTGTTCCCCCAAGGTGGGAGGTGAGGCGGTGAATCTGTTCCTCCTGGAACCACTAAAGCATAAAGGAAGGAGCTGTTAAAAGAATAGCTTGACTTCACCCTTCACTTCATGTTTAGTACAGTAACACAATGCATATTGGAGGGCAACAGATGGCAGTGTTACACAATGATGGGGCATAAAACTGATTTCTCAAAGTTAACTTTTTCATAACTGTTTgctagggttagggttaggtaacCCTACCAACAAGTGTACTCAGTTCACGGTAAGATTGGAATTGTATCACTGATTTTGAGAACCACATTGCTTATATAATAATGAAACAATAAAAGGCAACAcatgcagcagcaacagaaagcaAGAACAATGAACTTAAGTGACATTATGAGACAGATTTGGTCGACATAGCTAAAAGGTTAAAGGAATAGCTGACACTttagaaaaacacagtttttgcCAGAAGTCCGATGAGAAGAGTCACACCACTTTCATGTCCAAGTGCTAAATATGACACTACAGGCAGCAGACATGAGGGTGCTGTGATCTTCTCATCAAAAGGCCTTTACACTTTTGAGATGTGATGAATAAATGACACAGAAATGTGAAATAGTCGCCCGTGAATATTTAGCATCAAAATTATTCATACTTGTAGCAATGCAAACTTGTAACAATTGCAACACTTGTTCAATAAAGGTTGAATACGATTCACGTCAGCTCATTCTTCagaaaaaataatgacagtTTGAGATACTTCTGGGGATGTTTGCACCACAGCTAACTACAGGAATCCCTTCAACCCCGAACAGCGCCTGGCAGCCATTTAGAAGTATGTTTTTGTAGGCTACTataagcttcttttttttaaatccaattTACTTTTAGTGAAAAGCTCTAAAGAAATTTGAGTTTTCTCCAGTCAACAGGTATGCAGTGTATGAGTCtagagcttttattgtgaaaggtaagaacGAAAGAGTGGATCTGGTATGTGCCGCTTTTGTCAAGGCTGTGGCAAGgatttttgaaatctttaatctgactctttccccttgactgctgtaacactggaatttctcaattatgggatcaataaaggtgtatcttatcttatcttatcttatcttatcttattttatcttatcttaaagtTTCCTATCTTAACTCGGACTACGAagcctctgtgtttttgtttacccTTACAATGAGACTAGTTTATGCCCTTGTTTGTGGtgcaaataaaatcaatttcattctgaaaaaaaaaagtaatttttccCTGCACGTTTTCTGTGAAAGTGCTCATGACAAAAACAGTTGGAAAAATATATTGACGTGCGAATTAATcgtggaaataaaataaaaagccccTGCTGTGTAAAGGCCtaaactctcagcaagaagCCTCATCAAACTATAAGGCTATGTTCACATTACAAACACATGTGGCCCAAATACCTTTTTTTGA
The nucleotide sequence above comes from Epinephelus lanceolatus isolate andai-2023 chromosome 21, ASM4190304v1, whole genome shotgun sequence. Encoded proteins:
- the LOC117247625 gene encoding uncharacterized protein LOC117247625; this encodes MKGAAESSKLTLPTVFPSAFSHSAEELSTVQQATPGRHGARKHRAPLAANMVSLACVACLCLVVVVSGDPCLIISEINADNPRLDTTEFVELYHTSGQRAALDGYTLVFYNGNGNIAYKVLDLKGHSTDDRGFFLVGSVDMLPKPSILLPPNTVQNGPDAIVLYHTSAARYSEKMNVTAHGLVDAVVYMTRRTGGAEFLAETLTPGEPAFVEDETALEGDESIERCLLSEDRWGFQVSSPSPGQRNNCTPPAAPATIPVITELKLGGGQVDGFVELTEAPAAGPLVLVVLDGRTDRVSVSVDVNVDTSRNGLISVTIEKSFMKGDESGAVAIYSGRASDFPVGSPLSQIQPLDAFVFAGPGNKPSANLTETLIPGREPYQLSNSLREGGFYLSRCGVATWARDPGVFWEAPQTPAQPNQCPWPKICPHSLVVPGGTDSPPHLPPWGNSDFLINELNTDTPGAAEDGEYIELWHPSGRRVSLQGIWILLFSAHNNRPYREISLSGHFTTSKGYFLLGSDRLVPAPSLRLPPNTIQNGPDAVALYRSPFGPPSAAQRGIPTKGLLDAVVYRQRGSDKEAQELSKALTPGQLPLLEDPEVLPGDEALSRCRGLYPYDLSAFSVAPPTPLRENSCPRPPPAPEGVVISEVASGHWTNHSQQRGFVELHGPPMTDLRGLVLSVFDQERSGTVIALPLTGSIDQDGFYIVGNVTGADQTFPEGSAVPVRGAVVLCYDLFSVCRAGTALTNSSLRDVLVFSEKQQLLSSLSTTRGRQVIPAARSVEDGPVSLSRCSCCEVRSPSSWTTSSPTPHSSNLCPSSAFSSHIDLCLGPLSSDWQEQSGDCSGLIQGKRVAEVANYLEQRCHCGISALYLQGANFSCGSGWLRVWGNIQALSDHQKALIIQTSHMNPSSAQGDVCSTPTTDRYTSTASALGLQIGLIVAVLLLLGLGAALFTYFYRRRRPLDYYTMELSEHAEGLSDL